The following are encoded together in the Janthinobacterium sp. Marseille genome:
- the ftsW gene encoding putative lipid II flippase FtsW produces the protein MKFAFPSFSGASAKKAVTSLDQRSKMMAYDQPLVWVVLLLMLFGMVMVYSASISLPDSPKYARYDNAHFLTRQAMFISVSLFAGLLAFRVRIETWQKLAPYLFVATLILLVLVLVPGVGKGVNGARRWLSFKVFNLQPSELMKLFVVLYAADYTVRKQQYMHKLTKGFMPMTLAIGFVGLLLLLEPDLGAFGVIVCIAMGILFLGGINGIWFGGIGATLVGIFSMVIVLSPWRRERIFAYLNPWEEENALGKAYQLSHSLIAFGRGELFGVGLGGSVEKLHYLPEAHTDFLLAVIGEELGFVGVLVVVALFYWIIKRAFEIGRQAIAIDLTFAGLTAKGIGIWIGVQAFINMGVNLGLLPTKGLTLPLMSYGGSGVLINCIGLAILLRIDYENRVLMRGGRI, from the coding sequence ATGAAATTCGCCTTCCCATCATTCTCCGGCGCTTCGGCTAAAAAAGCCGTGACCAGTCTCGACCAGCGTTCGAAGATGATGGCCTATGACCAGCCTTTGGTTTGGGTGGTCTTGCTGCTGATGCTATTTGGCATGGTGATGGTGTACTCGGCTTCGATTTCGCTGCCGGATTCACCAAAGTATGCACGTTACGACAATGCACATTTCCTGACGCGTCAGGCGATGTTCATCAGCGTTTCGCTGTTTGCCGGTTTGCTGGCATTCCGCGTGCGTATCGAAACCTGGCAAAAGCTGGCGCCTTACCTTTTTGTTGCAACGCTGATTTTGCTGGTGCTGGTATTGGTGCCGGGCGTAGGTAAAGGTGTGAATGGTGCGCGTCGCTGGTTGTCGTTCAAGGTTTTCAACCTGCAGCCATCCGAATTGATGAAGTTGTTTGTGGTCTTGTATGCAGCTGATTACACGGTGCGCAAGCAGCAATACATGCACAAGCTGACCAAGGGCTTTATGCCGATGACTTTGGCAATCGGCTTCGTCGGTTTGCTTTTGTTGCTGGAGCCGGACCTGGGTGCCTTTGGCGTGATCGTGTGTATCGCGATGGGCATCCTGTTCCTTGGCGGTATCAACGGTATCTGGTTCGGTGGCATAGGCGCGACGCTGGTCGGTATTTTCAGCATGGTGATTGTCTTGTCACCGTGGCGGCGTGAGCGAATATTTGCCTACCTGAATCCGTGGGAAGAAGAAAACGCATTGGGCAAGGCTTATCAGTTGTCGCATTCCTTGATTGCCTTTGGTCGCGGCGAATTGTTTGGTGTCGGCCTTGGTGGCAGCGTGGAAAAACTGCATTACCTGCCGGAAGCGCATACCGACTTTTTGCTGGCAGTGATTGGTGAAGAACTCGGTTTCGTCGGCGTGCTCGTGGTGGTGGCCTTGTTCTATTGGATCATCAAGCGTGCATTTGAAATCGGCCGTCAGGCGATTGCAATTGATTTGACCTTTGCCGGTTTGACGGCCAAGGGGATAGGCATTTGGATTGGTGTGCAAGCGTTCATCAATATGGGTGTGAACCTCGGCTTGTTGCCGACCAAGGGCCTGACCCTGCCTTTGATGAGTTATGGCGGCTCGGGTGTACTGATTAACTGTATCGGCCTGGCGATTCTGCTGCGTATCGATTACGAGAACCGCGTTCTGATGCGGGGAGGTCGCATATGA
- the murD gene encoding UDP-N-acetylmuramoyl-L-alanine--D-glutamate ligase, translating into MNYAGKHVLVLGLGESGLAMAQWLVHCGASLRVADTREQPDRLPQLRGIAPQAEFVGGPFDASLLDGVDFVAVSPGLMPARELAEIIPAAAEKEIPVWGEIELFAQALAALKEDKGYAPKVIAITGTNGKTTVTSLVGLLCQRAGLTVQVAGNISPAALDKLHQVLTDDQLPQVWVLELSSFQLHTTYSLQADVATVLNLTQDHLDWHGDMAAYADDKARIFGSNTIRVLNRDDALVMQMSSPLSKVITFGADEAEQADCFGLVDENGMRWLSVAVEEEEPQKKRRKKDNVELAVSTNKLMPVDALKIRGQHNAINALSALALCRAIGLPFAQLLHGLRDYHGEPHRVEHVMTIGGVDYYDDSKGTNVGATVAALNGLGASQDGASNHLVLIAGGDGKGQDFSPLADPVAKYARAVILIGKDADNIRAALQATGVDMINCTTLEEATQKAAELAQSGDAVLLSPACASLDMFKNYAHRAQVFVDEVREIGLSRGEVSA; encoded by the coding sequence ATGAATTACGCTGGTAAACACGTTCTGGTTTTAGGGCTCGGTGAATCCGGGCTGGCGATGGCGCAATGGCTGGTCCATTGCGGCGCGTCCTTGCGTGTTGCCGATACGCGTGAGCAACCGGATCGCTTGCCGCAGTTGCGCGGGATCGCACCGCAAGCCGAGTTTGTCGGCGGTCCTTTCGACGCCTCCTTGCTGGATGGTGTCGACTTCGTGGCGGTCAGCCCGGGCCTGATGCCGGCGCGCGAACTGGCGGAGATTATTCCTGCCGCTGCAGAAAAAGAAATCCCGGTCTGGGGCGAAATTGAATTATTCGCGCAGGCACTCGCAGCCCTGAAGGAAGACAAAGGCTACGCGCCAAAAGTCATCGCGATTACCGGTACCAATGGCAAAACCACAGTCACCAGCCTGGTCGGCTTGTTGTGCCAACGCGCAGGTTTGACGGTGCAGGTGGCGGGCAATATCAGCCCGGCTGCGCTGGATAAATTGCATCAGGTATTGACCGATGATCAGTTACCGCAAGTCTGGGTGCTTGAATTGTCCAGCTTCCAGCTGCATACGACATATAGCCTGCAAGCCGATGTCGCCACCGTATTGAACCTGACGCAGGATCACCTCGACTGGCACGGTGATATGGCAGCATATGCAGATGATAAAGCCCGCATCTTTGGCTCCAATACGATACGCGTGCTCAATCGCGACGACGCATTAGTGATGCAGATGAGCAGCCCATTGAGCAAGGTCATCACTTTCGGTGCCGATGAAGCGGAGCAGGCAGATTGCTTTGGCCTGGTCGATGAAAACGGCATGCGCTGGTTGTCGGTTGCGGTAGAGGAAGAGGAACCGCAGAAAAAACGTCGCAAGAAAGACAATGTCGAACTCGCGGTGTCGACCAATAAACTGATGCCGGTGGATGCGCTCAAGATACGGGGCCAACACAATGCAATCAATGCCTTGTCGGCGCTGGCCTTGTGCCGTGCCATTGGTTTGCCGTTTGCGCAGTTGTTGCATGGCTTGCGTGATTACCATGGTGAACCGCATCGCGTCGAGCATGTGATGACGATAGGTGGCGTTGATTATTACGACGATAGCAAGGGTACCAATGTCGGCGCCACGGTTGCTGCATTGAATGGTTTGGGCGCGAGCCAGGATGGCGCATCCAATCACCTGGTGCTGATCGCCGGTGGTGATGGCAAGGGGCAGGACTTTTCGCCTTTGGCTGATCCGGTCGCCAAGTATGCGCGCGCCGTGATCCTGATCGGCAAGGATGCCGACAATATACGTGCCGCCTTGCAGGCAACAGGTGTTGACATGATCAATTGCACGACGCTGGAAGAAGCGACGCAAAAAGCGGCAGAATTGGCGCAGTCGGGCGATGCGGTCTTGCTGTCGCCGGCCTGTGCCAGCCTCGATATGTTCAAGAATTATGCGCATCGTGCGCAGGTTTTTGTCGATGAAGTACGTGAAATCGGTTTGTCGCGTGGCGAGGTGTCTGCATGA
- the mraY gene encoding phospho-N-acetylmuramoyl-pentapeptide-transferase, giving the protein MLLWLAQYFQDELGPLRVFNFITFRAVFATLTALVIGLVTGPAVIRMLTRLKVGQAVRTDGPQTHLIKSGTPTMGGVLILVSIGISTLLWTDLSNRFIWVVLIVTLGFGAVGWVDDYRKVVYKDPKGMASREKYMWQSIIGLFAAIYLAFSVSAPSNSQFLDLFIAWVQSGFSMDLPPKADLIVPFFKTISYPLGVWGFIALTYFVIVGTSNAVNLTDGLDGLAIMPTVMVGTALGLFAYLTGSANYSKYLFIPHIPGAGELIIFCGAMAGAGLAFLWFNAHPAQVFMGDVGALALGGALGTIAVIVRQEVVLFIMGGIFVVETLSVMLQVAYFKYTKMRTGIGKRILLMAPLHHHFEQKGWKETQVVVRFWIITMMLVLFGLSTLKLR; this is encoded by the coding sequence ATGCTGCTCTGGCTGGCACAATATTTTCAAGACGAACTAGGGCCGCTGCGGGTCTTCAATTTCATTACGTTCCGCGCGGTGTTCGCGACCCTGACCGCGCTGGTGATCGGCCTGGTCACGGGGCCGGCTGTGATCCGCATGCTGACCCGCCTGAAAGTCGGGCAGGCAGTACGTACTGATGGTCCGCAAACACATTTGATTAAAAGCGGTACGCCTACCATGGGTGGCGTGTTGATCCTGGTCTCCATCGGTATCTCGACTTTGTTGTGGACCGACCTCAGCAATCGCTTTATCTGGGTGGTTTTGATCGTGACCCTGGGTTTTGGCGCAGTCGGCTGGGTCGATGATTACCGCAAGGTGGTCTATAAAGATCCGAAGGGCATGGCTTCGCGCGAGAAATACATGTGGCAATCCATCATCGGTTTGTTTGCCGCTATTTACCTGGCTTTCTCGGTGTCCGCGCCGAGCAATTCGCAATTCCTCGATTTGTTTATCGCATGGGTACAGTCCGGCTTCAGCATGGACCTGCCACCGAAGGCCGATCTGATCGTTCCTTTCTTTAAAACCATCAGCTATCCGCTTGGTGTCTGGGGTTTCATCGCACTGACTTACTTCGTCATCGTCGGTACCAGCAATGCGGTCAACCTGACTGACGGCCTCGACGGCCTGGCGATCATGCCGACCGTGATGGTTGGTACTGCGCTGGGCCTGTTCGCTTACCTCACCGGTAGCGCCAATTATTCGAAATACCTGTTTATCCCGCATATCCCGGGTGCCGGCGAATTGATTATTTTCTGTGGTGCGATGGCGGGTGCCGGCCTGGCCTTCCTCTGGTTCAATGCACATCCGGCGCAAGTATTCATGGGCGACGTTGGTGCACTGGCACTCGGTGGCGCACTCGGCACTATCGCGGTCATCGTGCGCCAGGAAGTCGTGCTCTTCATTATGGGTGGCATCTTCGTGGTCGAAACCCTGTCCGTCATGTTGCAGGTTGCTTACTTCAAATACACCAAGATGCGCACCGGGATCGGTAAGCGGATCTTGTTGATGGCGCCTTTGCACCATCACTTTGAACAAAAAGGCTGGAAAGAAACACAAGTTGTGGTGCGCTTCTGGATCATCACGATGATGTTGGTGCTGTTTGGTTTGTCTACTTTGAAATTACGCTAA
- the murF gene encoding UDP-N-acetylmuramoyl-tripeptide--D-alanyl-D-alanine ligase: protein MNSTLAILQSALNGARMTADAAFDGVSTDSRTVGAGNLFVALRGERFDAHDFLPQVAERNVAAIVAETVPDGLTVPALIVQDTRVALGQIAHYWRRQFKMPLIGVTGSNGKTTVKEMIAAILEAACGVDNYLATRGNFNNDIGVPLTLMRLQKTCKAAVIELGMNHPGEIAVLSAIAEPTVGLVNNAQREHQEFMASVEAVAQENGAVLAGLPADGIAVFPADDEFTPLWRQLAAQRKVLTFGFSDDADVRCSYSANAFGSDMEISAGRQQFTVALSAAGVHNVRNALAAIACALAIGIATDAIARGLQAFAPVSGRLQRKLAANGALVIDDTYNANPDSVRAAIDVLAQMSAPRILVLGEMGEVGNDGRQYHEEIGAYARAKSIEYVLTLGDLTRYAASAFGAGANHYDSVEELNDALAGIFTADATVLVKGSRFMKMERVVQHLLGQQTQEAH, encoded by the coding sequence ATGAATTCCACATTAGCCATTCTCCAATCCGCGCTGAACGGTGCGCGCATGACAGCTGACGCAGCCTTTGACGGCGTTTCGACTGATAGCCGCACCGTCGGTGCTGGCAATCTGTTCGTTGCTTTGCGCGGCGAACGTTTCGATGCACATGACTTCCTGCCACAAGTGGCGGAACGCAATGTGGCAGCGATCGTCGCGGAAACTGTACCGGACGGTTTGACAGTACCTGCACTGATCGTGCAGGACACCCGTGTCGCGCTTGGGCAGATTGCGCATTACTGGCGTCGGCAATTCAAGATGCCTTTGATAGGCGTGACCGGCAGCAATGGCAAGACCACGGTCAAGGAAATGATCGCCGCCATCCTGGAAGCGGCGTGCGGTGTCGATAACTATCTGGCGACGCGCGGCAACTTTAATAACGATATCGGCGTGCCTCTGACCCTGATGCGCCTGCAAAAGACTTGCAAGGCAGCAGTGATCGAGCTGGGTATGAATCATCCGGGTGAAATTGCCGTCTTGTCTGCGATTGCAGAGCCGACCGTAGGCCTGGTGAATAACGCGCAGCGCGAGCACCAGGAATTCATGGCAAGCGTGGAAGCGGTCGCGCAGGAAAACGGCGCGGTACTCGCAGGCTTGCCGGCCGATGGTATTGCAGTCTTCCCGGCTGATGATGAATTCACGCCTTTGTGGCGCCAGTTGGCGGCACAGCGCAAGGTGCTGACTTTCGGTTTCTCCGATGATGCGGATGTGCGTTGCAGCTACAGCGCGAATGCTTTCGGCAGCGATATGGAAATTTCAGCAGGACGGCAGCAATTCACAGTGGCTTTGTCTGCTGCCGGTGTGCATAACGTGCGTAATGCCTTGGCAGCGATTGCCTGCGCGCTGGCTATTGGTATCGCTACCGATGCCATCGCGCGTGGCCTGCAGGCATTTGCCCCGGTCAGCGGTCGCCTGCAACGCAAGCTCGCAGCCAATGGCGCACTGGTAATCGATGATACCTATAACGCCAATCCGGATTCGGTGCGGGCGGCGATAGATGTGCTGGCGCAAATGTCGGCACCGCGCATCCTGGTGTTGGGCGAGATGGGCGAAGTCGGTAATGACGGCCGTCAATACCACGAAGAGATTGGCGCATATGCGCGTGCGAAAAGTATTGAATATGTACTGACACTGGGTGACTTGACGCGCTATGCGGCCAGCGCTTTTGGTGCGGGTGCAAACCACTACGACAGCGTAGAAGAATTAAATGATGCATTAGCCGGAATCTTTACGGCGGATGCAACGGTGCTGGTAAAGGGATCACGTTTCATGAAGATGGAACGCGTGGTCCAGCACTTACTTGGTCAACAAACTCAGGAAGCCCATTAA
- a CDS encoding UDP-N-acetylmuramoyl-L-alanyl-D-glutamate--2,6-diaminopimelate ligase, whose protein sequence is MSILTTTALASILDWLAANAPKAELASDSRRIAQGDVFVAYPGDEADGRSYIANAIERGAQAVIYEAAGCTWDAEWDVAHLAIDDLKEHAGEIAAAYYAHPDRSMFTVAITGTNGKTSCAQWLGSALSRLGQPTAVIGTLGVGIFTNGGHGSFDVTGYTTPDAVLLQRSLVNVSNLGATALAIEASSIGLHQGRLSGMHFDMALFTNFTRDHLDYHGDMAAYEEAKAMLFDWPGLQHAVINLDDAMGVRLVQRLQSRQADVGITGYTLSDKKIDGIAVLRATDIRSNQSGTVFQLESSAGNTQVKTQLVGQFNVSNVLGIIGILLAKGIALQDAVNAVEALTAVPGRMQQLGGGEAPLVVIDYAHTPDALEKTLATLRSVANDRGGELWCVFGCGGDRDPGKRPQMGKVSMAADHIVVTTDNPRNEEPANIIGDIVAGITAPKNAPQIIEDRASAILWAGRHAARQDVILLAGKGHEAYQEVKGRKLPFLDADHAALALSTRVMQGAS, encoded by the coding sequence ATGTCTATCCTGACGACGACCGCACTCGCAAGCATACTTGACTGGCTGGCTGCCAATGCGCCCAAGGCCGAGCTCGCCTCCGATTCTCGTCGCATCGCACAGGGCGATGTCTTCGTCGCCTATCCAGGTGATGAAGCGGATGGTCGCAGCTATATTGCGAACGCCATTGAGCGTGGCGCGCAAGCGGTTATCTATGAGGCTGCCGGCTGCACCTGGGATGCGGAGTGGGATGTCGCGCATCTGGCGATAGATGATTTGAAAGAACATGCGGGTGAAATTGCCGCTGCTTATTACGCCCACCCTGACCGTTCGATGTTCACGGTTGCTATCACCGGTACCAATGGCAAGACTTCATGCGCGCAATGGCTGGGCAGCGCCCTGTCGCGCCTGGGCCAGCCAACGGCGGTGATTGGTACGCTCGGTGTCGGCATTTTCACCAACGGTGGCCACGGTAGTTTCGACGTCACCGGTTACACCACGCCGGATGCCGTATTGCTGCAACGTTCACTCGTTAATGTGAGCAACCTGGGTGCAACGGCGCTGGCAATTGAGGCATCGTCTATTGGCTTGCATCAGGGACGCCTGTCCGGCATGCATTTCGATATGGCCTTGTTTACCAACTTCACGCGTGATCACCTGGATTACCACGGTGATATGGCGGCTTATGAAGAAGCCAAGGCCATGTTGTTCGACTGGCCGGGACTACAACACGCAGTCATCAACCTGGATGATGCGATGGGTGTGCGCCTGGTGCAGCGTTTGCAAAGCAGGCAGGCTGATGTGGGTATCACCGGCTATACCTTGTCTGATAAAAAAATAGATGGCATCGCAGTTTTGCGCGCGACGGATATCCGCAGCAACCAGAGCGGCACAGTGTTCCAGCTCGAATCCAGCGCGGGAAATACCCAAGTCAAAACCCAATTGGTTGGCCAGTTCAACGTCAGCAATGTGCTCGGTATCATCGGCATCCTGCTGGCAAAAGGCATCGCGTTGCAGGATGCAGTTAACGCCGTTGAAGCACTGACCGCGGTGCCGGGCCGCATGCAACAACTCGGTGGCGGTGAAGCACCGCTGGTCGTGATCGATTACGCCCATACCCCCGATGCACTGGAAAAAACCCTCGCTACCTTGCGCAGCGTTGCGAATGACCGCGGCGGCGAATTGTGGTGTGTATTCGGCTGCGGTGGCGATCGGGATCCGGGCAAGCGTCCGCAAATGGGCAAGGTGTCGATGGCGGCCGACCATATCGTGGTGACGACTGATAATCCGCGTAATGAAGAACCGGCCAACATCATCGGCGATATCGTCGCCGGTATCACTGCGCCGAAGAATGCACCGCAAATCATAGAAGACCGCGCCAGCGCGATCCTGTGGGCGGGTCGCCATGCGGCGCGCCAGGATGTGATCTTGCTGGCTGGTAAAGGACACGAAGCCTATCAGGAAGTGAAAGGGCGCAAGCTGCCTTTCCTGGATGCCGACCATGCTGCCCTGGCTTTGTCGACACGCGTCATGCAGGGGGCGAGCTGA
- a CDS encoding penicillin-binding protein 2, which translates to MTRSTSRTAASKGVPFSSNPVLATKLPAWRSRVVLFLIFAAFLTLAGRALWLQGMSTEFLQKQGASRYARTLELPATRGKITDRNGQVLASSVPVRAVWAIPEDVLESPPEKLQALAKLLDMPERELRRKLDSDRTFVYLKRQVELDTVDKILKLGIAGIDTRKEYKRYYPEGEVMAHIVGFTNVEDKGQEGMELAYQKTLVGVTGSRRVIKDRLGRIVEDIESVREPHDGKDLALSIDSKIQYIAFSALKEAVEVNKAKAGGIVVMDAKTGEVLALANLPTYNPNNRSVLTGAQLRNRVITDTFEPGSTMKPFSVALGLETNRVTPNTMIQTAPGKMTIGTATIGDAHASGLLSVSQVIEKSSNIGTAKIALQMEPHEMWDLFTSVGFGQQPKINFPGAVAGRVRPYKSWRPIEQATMSYGHGISVSLLQMVHAYTVFARDGDLIPITFQRTTDQPIGERIFSAKTARQMRSMLEMAAGPTGSAPRAQVPGYRVAGKTGTAYKIEKGQYVRKYVSSFVGFAPVSDPRIIIAVMIDEPGAGKHYGGQVAAPVFATVTANALRSMNVAPDSNVTNIIIPPGSEQENM; encoded by the coding sequence ATGACACGCAGCACGTCACGCACCGCCGCATCCAAGGGCGTGCCTTTTTCGTCGAATCCGGTACTGGCAACCAAGTTGCCGGCCTGGCGTTCGCGTGTCGTGCTGTTCCTGATTTTCGCTGCCTTCCTGACCCTGGCCGGACGCGCCTTGTGGTTGCAAGGTATGTCGACCGAGTTCCTGCAAAAGCAGGGCGCTTCGCGTTATGCCCGTACGCTGGAGTTGCCGGCCACACGCGGCAAGATTACTGATCGCAACGGCCAGGTACTGGCGTCGTCGGTGCCGGTGCGCGCAGTCTGGGCCATTCCGGAAGATGTATTGGAATCACCGCCGGAAAAATTGCAAGCCTTGGCCAAGTTGCTGGATATGCCAGAGCGTGAATTGCGTCGCAAACTGGATTCGGATCGCACCTTCGTTTACCTCAAGCGCCAGGTCGAACTCGATACCGTGGATAAAATCCTCAAGCTCGGTATCGCCGGTATCGACACCCGTAAGGAATACAAGCGCTATTACCCCGAAGGTGAAGTGATGGCGCATATCGTCGGCTTCACCAACGTCGAAGACAAGGGCCAGGAAGGCATGGAGCTGGCTTACCAAAAGACGCTGGTCGGCGTCACCGGTAGCCGTCGTGTCATCAAGGACCGTCTCGGCCGCATCGTCGAGGATATCGAATCGGTGCGTGAGCCGCATGATGGCAAGGACCTGGCTTTGTCGATAGACAGCAAGATCCAGTACATCGCTTTCTCGGCCTTGAAAGAAGCGGTCGAAGTCAATAAAGCGAAAGCCGGCGGTATCGTGGTGATGGATGCGAAAACCGGTGAAGTGCTGGCTTTGGCGAACCTGCCTACCTACAACCCGAACAACCGTTCGGTGCTGACCGGTGCACAACTGCGTAATCGAGTCATCACCGATACCTTCGAACCGGGTTCGACCATGAAACCGTTTTCGGTTGCATTGGGACTGGAAACCAATCGCGTGACACCGAATACGATGATCCAGACCGCACCTGGCAAGATGACCATCGGTACCGCCACTATCGGTGATGCCCATGCATCCGGCTTGCTGTCGGTTTCGCAAGTGATTGAAAAATCATCGAATATCGGTACTGCAAAAATTGCGCTGCAAATGGAACCACATGAAATGTGGGACCTGTTCACCAGCGTTGGTTTCGGTCAACAGCCGAAAATCAATTTCCCCGGTGCTGTAGCAGGACGGGTCAGGCCTTACAAATCCTGGCGTCCGATTGAACAGGCAACGATGAGTTATGGACACGGTATATCCGTGTCTTTGTTGCAAATGGTGCATGCATACACGGTATTTGCGCGCGACGGCGACTTGATCCCGATCACCTTCCAGCGCACCACCGACCAGCCTATCGGTGAACGTATCTTCAGCGCGAAAACAGCACGGCAAATGCGCAGCATGCTGGAAATGGCAGCCGGTCCTACCGGTTCCGCGCCACGTGCGCAGGTGCCGGGTTATCGCGTCGCCGGTAAAACCGGTACCGCATACAAGATTGAAAAAGGCCAGTACGTGAGGAAGTACGTATCTTCCTTCGTTGGTTTCGCGCCGGTTTCCGATCCGCGCATCATTATCGCGGTGATGATCGATGAGCCGGGCGCCGGCAAGCATTATGGTGGCCAGGTGGCGGCACCGGTATTCGCGACAGTGACGGCAAATGCCTTGCGTTCAATGAACGTGGCGCCGGATTCCAATGTCACCAATATCATTATCCCGCCCGGTTCCGAACAGGAGAACATGTAA
- the ftsL gene encoding cell division protein FtsL, which yields MSGRISFVLCFILVACALSVVNAHYQFRRLFIELERAQAQARQLDIEWAQLQLDQSTLGKHARIEGNARRDLRMVPVSPASTQYLTMGAK from the coding sequence ATGAGCGGCCGCATCTCTTTTGTCCTCTGTTTCATCCTGGTCGCTTGCGCGTTGTCGGTAGTTAACGCGCATTACCAATTCCGTCGCCTTTTCATCGAACTCGAACGTGCGCAAGCACAGGCGCGTCAGCTCGATATCGAATGGGCGCAATTACAGCTCGATCAATCCACGCTTGGCAAACATGCACGCATTGAAGGCAATGCGCGTCGTGATTTGCGCATGGTCCCGGTTTCGCCGGCCAGCACGCAGTACCTGACGATGGGGGCCAAATGA
- the rsmH gene encoding 16S rRNA (cytosine(1402)-N(4))-methyltransferase RsmH: MNADAVQQYQHRTVLLDEAVDALALGGERANGVYVDGTFGRGGHSRKILQQLGSGARLLAFDKDTQAIANAATIDDQRFEIAHDSFATLSEALAVRGIKQVDGVLLDLGISSPQVDDATRGFSFRADGPLDMRMDTTRGMSAAEWLATETEQKIEKVIREYGEERFAFQIAKAIVARRAVEPISSTRQLAEIVARTVKTREKGKDPATRTFQAIRIFINQELEELEVVLNEAYRYLAPHGRLVVISFHSLEDRIVKQFMAGKANVPQPDRRLPIRAIDLPQPEMKLLSRVKPSAAEISENPRARSAVMRVAERLSPAARVVQ; the protein is encoded by the coding sequence ATGAATGCAGATGCGGTGCAGCAATACCAGCACCGTACGGTGTTGCTGGATGAGGCGGTCGATGCGCTGGCGCTCGGTGGTGAACGCGCCAACGGCGTATACGTCGACGGCACTTTTGGGCGCGGCGGGCATAGCCGCAAGATTTTGCAGCAACTCGGCAGTGGTGCTCGTTTGCTGGCCTTCGACAAGGACACGCAGGCAATCGCCAATGCCGCGACGATAGATGACCAGCGTTTTGAGATTGCACACGACAGTTTTGCAACCTTGAGTGAAGCATTGGCAGTACGCGGTATCAAGCAGGTGGATGGGGTATTGCTGGACCTGGGGATTTCGTCACCGCAAGTTGACGATGCGACGCGTGGTTTCAGTTTTCGCGCAGACGGGCCGCTCGATATGCGTATGGATACAACGCGCGGCATGTCGGCAGCCGAGTGGCTGGCGACGGAAACTGAACAAAAAATCGAGAAAGTGATACGAGAATATGGGGAAGAACGGTTTGCTTTTCAGATTGCAAAGGCGATTGTTGCTCGCAGGGCAGTCGAACCAATTTCAAGCACACGACAGCTTGCCGAGATCGTGGCACGCACCGTTAAAACCCGCGAGAAAGGCAAAGACCCGGCCACTCGCACCTTTCAGGCTATCCGGATTTTCATCAATCAGGAGCTTGAAGAACTCGAAGTAGTGTTGAACGAGGCATATCGGTACCTGGCCCCGCATGGGAGATTGGTTGTGATCAGCTTTCATTCTTTGGAAGATCGCATCGTCAAGCAGTTCATGGCCGGCAAAGCCAATGTGCCGCAGCCAGACCGTCGCCTCCCGATTCGTGCCATCGATTTGCCGCAACCAGAAATGAAGCTGTTGTCCCGCGTAAAACCATCCGCTGCAGAAATCAGTGAAAACCCGCGTGCGCGTTCCGCCGTGATGCGGGTGGCTGAACGCCTGTCGCCTGCCGCCAGGGTGGTGCAATGA
- the mraZ gene encoding division/cell wall cluster transcriptional repressor MraZ: MFQGASSLNLDAKGRMTIPSRHRDALLLQCEGRVTLTKHPHGCLLFFPRPVWESHREQIAAWPMSARAWQRIFLGNASDVEMDGAGRILIAPELRSAVGMTRDVMLLGMGSHFEIWDATKLAESEAAAVANGMPDVLNDFSF, encoded by the coding sequence GTGTTTCAAGGCGCGTCTTCTCTCAATCTCGATGCCAAAGGCCGGATGACTATTCCGTCGCGGCATCGTGACGCACTGCTTTTGCAGTGCGAGGGTCGCGTCACCCTGACCAAACATCCGCACGGCTGCCTGCTGTTCTTCCCGCGCCCGGTCTGGGAAAGCCATCGCGAGCAAATCGCTGCATGGCCAATGTCGGCGCGCGCCTGGCAACGTATTTTCCTCGGTAATGCTTCCGATGTTGAGATGGATGGCGCCGGTCGCATCCTGATCGCGCCCGAACTGCGTTCGGCGGTAGGCATGACGCGTGACGTGATGTTGCTCGGGATGGGCAGCCATTTCGAAATTTGGGATGCTACGAAGTTGGCGGAAAGCGAAGCGGCGGCAGTGGCCAATGGCATGCCGGATGTACTAAACGATTTTTCTTTCTGA